AGGCATCCAACTGATTGGCTCTATTTGTTAAAGGGGACGGGACTTTGTTCATAAATGAGAGCCATGATtgattaatgttaaaaaaatccCATTTATACAGTGGTAAATGGCCTGTCTTCTCATTAATAAGAAGACAAGTTATGGGACACGATGCTAGTTCCCGTGCCAGGACATTGGGCATGTAGGTGAAGTTGCAACTTTGGTTGGTTTTCACAATGTAGTAAAGAAGCTTCTAATTGTCTTTTTTTAACCAGATTCaattaatccagattatgagatcTGTCACAAGAACTGTTAAGTCAAATCAGACTGAAGCAGGCTAGAAAATAGACAGACTGCCTTAGGGTGCTTTCatacctgcctcgtttggtcggGACATTCGGACTTtgcagtttggtccgaaccaaagtagcaggtgtgaaaggggccgcgaatcacggtccggaccaaaggaccagattttggtccgaccaagagaggtggtctcggtccggatcttctgaaccatggtccggttcctCAACAACGttagcagaagaagaaaaataaccaactaagttactactgactgcagcctgcgggaaggcggagttggacgtctaGCGCGTCCAGACCCAccctttgtccacgccacgccttgtcagtctcgcaagcttgtagtgtttGCACAGTATTTAAGCCAGAGGACGCGACACATTATATTAataagtccgctaactgccctgtacattgtttacttccgttcagaggcggagctaagacatgatgctgacaaagtgggcgggactggacgtcataacgctaacaaagtgggcggaactccgccttcctgcaggctgcagtcagtaccctctcagaATAACCGGAAAAGCGGGAAAAATGAGCCGTATGTAGCAGTATCACACAAAGGtgtttggtgcgctccctaaactgcagtgtggaaacaaaaataagcggaccaaatatatacaatgtagcaaacacatgaaccttggttcggaccacggtccggactttcaggtgtgaaagcatcctTTATAAAACATCATTTCAGGACCACAAACCGAAagggcaaactgcccacactgaaCTCGGCATTAATCTCACCTCGTGGCGGTGATCTATATAATGGAGACACCTCTCCATCAGCTGTCATCATCCAATCTCTGACCTCTTCACGCCACCTCTGTGCAGGACAGGAAGCGTGAGTATTTTCGTTTGTCACAAAAAATGATCCATCGTTCTCTTGTATCATTTCTTCCACCTTTTGCAGCAGTTCAGCAACCTGTAAAGGAGGATAATATTAAAGGAAACTTATGAACAACATtttggaaacttttttttacacaaattaatcaCGTGACAGATTTGACAGAGCCTGGTGACtcatagcagttttatttagtgatataacaCAGCAACGCTTACTGTtgagatttttttattcatgctaaAGTTTatgttccctttctctctctcttttttttctttccttctctctctgtctttcacacaCACAGTTGATGACACACTCCCTCTTTTTTTAAGCTGTTGGGTGTGGAATATGGTGATACACTATAGTTTATCTTCTCTATCAAatctctcagttaaactcagtaactctcAGCACATTACAGTATTCAAGTTTAAATGCATCAAAACCACCCTGAGATACTACAATACCGTAAATCTACCCTGGGatgttataatacagtaaaagaaGGATGCAATCATTATTTTATCCAAGATTTAGtctcagaatattgttgtgattaatgcaatgtttttttaaggGATTGGCACCAATAATACCAAATTATTTTATCCCCATTAAACACTCAATaacaaaagcttagtcttaaggaaGAAAGTTTAAGTTTGATTATTCGTGATTAATCTCAGAATTCGATTGTAATTAATTTGATTgcttttttaatcgattgacaccactgaCACAACATTATTTATTCTTTGGACAATGATAAAATATCatgttaataataatgaaatagcTTAAAACACACATcatatttatcacatttttaGATATGCCACTGAGTTAAGGTTGTTAATCAGCATACTTAGAAACTCCAGTGAGGATTTCCAAAATGAATATGATTtctatacactgatcagccataacattagaaccaTCTGCTTAAAAGTGTGCAGGTCCCTcttgttaaattaaaaaatactgtGACTGTATCTTTGAAAATCAATACCCAATTTCAAACCATAATATAACAATACCTTGATACATCAATATTTCTTTACATCTCTACATTATAgtgatgattttcttttttctgatcCAGCTTCGAGCTGGTGTTCCTAATATAGGGTACAGAATGAGATAATGATTTTAAAGGTCAAATTTCACTGGAATTTTTTTCACCTTTGCCAACACACTGCAATGAGCGTATCTATAGCCGCATTCCAGTTTACACTATACTAACCTGTGTGCTGTTCTCAGAGTTGGTGTTATCCAGAGCATGGTACCTGTTTCCACACCTCTCCACCAGCATCTGGACTGTCTTTCCTCCCTCCGCAATAAACTCTTCCACACCGTTTCCCCACAGTCTGTCCGCTCCAGTGAACAGTACCATGCAGAATTTCCACACGTGCAACCCAGCGCACTCCAACCGCTCCAACATGCCTTGTCTGTGCTGTTCAGTGAAGGTCTCTCCGATGGGCACCACCAGCAGCAGAACATGAACACCTGGATAGCACAGCTGTCTGATTTGAGCAGATGTAGTGCTCTGTTCATCTAGCCCCTCCGCTACTATGTCCCCACCCTCCAAGCTCCATCCCGGAGTGTCCAGCAGCAAAAGCCGCCCAGAGTCATGTTCCTTTGTGAAAAGTACTGCTTCCTTTGTGGGCTGCTTGGCAGGGGCTTCTTCCTGGCCAGTAATAGTGATGCATGATGAGGTCTTGCCAGAGCCACGGTAACCCAGCAGTATGACATGCCTCTCCAGCAAACAGGGTGTTGACTCTCCTGAGTGTGAGAAACAAGGAGAGAAAAGCAAGGAGAGACAAGAAAATAGACAGAAGATTAATAGGGTGAGGAGGTTTTACAGGACTGAATAGACAAGTGCAGGGCAACACATTCCAATAGAATTCCAACCAACATGCATCCAAGTCAGATAATAAAGCTAAATGTCTTATAAAGTCCATGTTTATCCTGTACAAGTAGctaatttaaccccttaaatccTAAATACatgcatgaatgaatgaagttacacatATAAAGCGTCTTTCTAGAAACCAAAGAACGCTACAATCACGTTTCTACACACAAcaatttatactcagcactcatctgGTGAGAAGCAGGAGCCAATAGCACAcaacatactctcaaccagaaacaaccgtccacctgaagGATTGCATTGGACGCTACAGCATTTTACCaaaacagagtgccaatccatatttcAGCACACAGTCAAacatacattcacacatacacaccagatcaatttggagtatttgatttttttttaggtcattttagaGTATTCAAGTTACTTTATCtcaatgtttttggactgtgggagaaaacccatgcagacacgggaataacatagaaactccacccagacagggactgcagtcagtaccctctcagaATAACCGGAAAAGCGGGAAAAATGAGCCgtatgtaggagtatcacacaaaggtgtTTGGTgcactccctaaactgcagtgtggaaacaaaaataagcggaccaaatatatacaatgtagcaaacacatgaaccgaagaccccagtgctgggaggagaACTTGCTAACCACTACGCTACTGTGCCTCCAAGACATTCAtgttactttttaacttttatttaactgGAAACAAGTATGAAGAAACAAGATTCcagattttaacatttttctctgttcaacttcatttcacttgttaataagcattaataattttgcattttatgttttaaaataccGAAAAAAAATGACTGGTATTCTCTAGACTATTTCCCTAACCTTTTAAACAAACTTGAAACATGAACCTGCATATGATGCTGCTTCTGTTCCCCATACTTGACACTGTTTAACATGCTGGTTTCATAGTtagtaaataattcatagtagttacgtAACTTTAATATTTGTATAGTGGTGAATAATCTTACAGTTTCAGGGGCTAAAAACATTTCCACAGCAAATATACCGGGTCTGTTAATCACTTTAAAACTTTCTGTACTCTACACaacatctgtgttttctgtgtgcaCTGCTCGTGACCTCTTTTGTGCTTTTTCTGAGCTGCAATGCACAGATTGAGAACTCGGCTATGCAGCCCCTGCAGTGGACAGTCCAGAAAGATGTCCTGCAGAGTGTCGTTCTGATGCAGAACAATTCAAAACCTTTTAAATATACTATAGATCACTATAGGTCACTatgtgaaaaaaaagaacacaaaatgaTCCCATAAAAGCATTCCCTTGCATATATGTGATTACAAGGCAGTCCCCCTGAGACAGAGAAAGTCAATGTTCAGccccagctgtgtgtgtgagtgagagctgtgtgtctgtgtgtgtgtgagtcagtcaGACATGTGAGAATTTAGCAGAGCAAATGTAATATGTATGCAGCCACTTACCAGAAATGGAGCTGGAGGAAACCGTAGCCATCTTGTGTGTGCAGTTTCTCCCTGTCTCCCCCCTCCTCCTACTGctcttctctttctgttctttctgtttctctccctccctctctctctctctctctctctctctctctctctcactctctctctctctcttcctcgccCCCTCCTCTCctgcttctcttctcttctcttcagctcCTCCAGTCTGCACGACTAGCAGAAGCACAATCCCTCCACCCAAAACCAAATTCTGTAGAATTCAGGATATGCAGGAAATCACatgttacagtaaaaaaaaaaaaaaaaaaaaaactaaacagaagCGCCATCAAATGGCCCTGTGTATCAAACTGAGTCAACCTGCCAAGAAAGAACACGATTCAGTCCACAAATATGCAGAACAATAACACTGAAAGTGTTAGACATGTAGACATGAAGGGACatgtatttctgtgtatttttatttttgttttccaggAAAGAGGGGCATATTGTAATTCTTTGAATTAGAAAAGTACTGAGCATCAGAAACTATTGTATGTAGTGGCCACCAAATACTAtaaggtgagcaccagatagggCCACATAGTATCTGGTTCTCACCACTTTAtactttacttaaaaaattacaaatcatgtttaaaggaccattaaggattgtattttctgttgtaactaataacatgatcaggaagtatcatcagatattaaggaaacatgctgagtttaagcactggcatctCTTTTCAGccagtatatttttatttgaactgCAGTACTTTTTCTATAGTATAGACAGTGAGCCGCAGCTGGCTATTCTGCTgcaaaacaggtaatcactgagcttcagtaaggttgcttaccATAGTAGCAAGCATAGTAGAGACAGGCATTTGGACATTGCATCGTATATAGTCACTGATCAACTGCAAAGTAAGACTCGTtgttgcttgccactgtgtgtcaatctggcaacctgcgtatgctttgcatctggggaggggggggggggggggggggtggagcaGAAAACTCGACTCCTGCAGTAATTTTACCCACTTCCTCGcatttattacatataatatCCAGATTAATCGATTCCCAGTGTGCAAACAATAAAACCATTCCAAACACAACTATACATTAACTATCGAAACAACCTACAGAGTATGACTCACCATTGCAAAAGTTGTTGAACTTTTTTTGCACTCGTTTGTGCGGGTTCAGCCAGAGAACTTGCAGAGAGGTGACTACACACTTGTGAATGTGTCCCTTATTTGTAAGACACTAAAAAGCACTCCAAAGCACTTgaaaattattcatttttctgaatatattttttatactgaaaaacacTAACATTATTAAATGTTTCTCCACTAGGAGGCAGCAGCCATGTGATGCTAGCAACACCTGGCCAGAGTCCAAAACAATTTTCTCTTAAAATAAAAGTCCCCATAAACAAttataaaaatcagttttgagcCTTTAAAATTTAAACGATTTAAAAACTTGTGTAAACTGATACATGCATTAATTAATttagaaagtaaaagaaaatgtaagaaatttGGGAAATAGCATGTTGGGCAGGCATTTAAAATATTCTGTCACAGGACacatacatgtttattaaaagtagcattataaagaaaaataaatttttGTCAACCACTTAAAATAGGTTTTGTAAGGTGAATAAACAAAATAAGTAGACTTTAGATGTTCCACTGAAATGTCTGTCCTAAAAAAGTGTTGCTGGGAAACCTAAGTGTCTGTTTCTTAATTTAAATTGTGCATTTTAGATAAAGAAGGCGAGTCTAAAACCAATGCTCATGTAACCTACAGTGTTGGTGGAGGACAGTGGTACCATGTCTTTACCAATTTTGACCATGACATATATTTGGTCAATCTAGACAActctttttagtgtttttaaattGGTATCTATTTTATACACTTTCTCTCCTTTAGTACATGAGTGTAAGCTTTGAAAAGCTTTGGAATTGCCCATTACTAGCAATGAGAGTTGAATTATGtgattgaaaaaaataagaatgctgttttctgtctggaACGCActgaaaagaagactctaatgtCCTGccttaaaatctatatagcaaataaatccaactaactaaaatatttgtttgcttttttttctatTGAATCGGAAGcatatgtgtaatattttattttagattttctttttttatttcatatacccTCCCTAAGAAAGTGCTCTGAatcacaataaattaataaaattgagctgttactttgcctcaatgacTCTAGTGCTACTGCTT
The sequence above is drawn from the Astyanax mexicanus isolate ESR-SI-001 chromosome 19, AstMex3_surface, whole genome shotgun sequence genome and encodes:
- the si:dkey-110g7.8 gene encoding GTPase IMAP family member 4 — its product is MATVSSSSISGESTPCLLERHVILLGYRGSGKTSSCITITGQEEAPAKQPTKEAVLFTKEHDSGRLLLLDTPGWSLEGGDIVAEGLDEQSTTSAQIRQLCYPGVHVLLLVVPIGETFTEQHRQGMLERLECAGLHVWKFCMVLFTGADRLWGNGVEEFIAEGGKTVQMLVERCGNRYHALDNTNSENSTQVAELLQKVEEMIQENDGSFFVTNENTHASCPAQRWREEVRDWMMTADGEVSPLYRSPPRELRMLLVGWQGAGKSSAGNMILGGHKFHSGTRTEISLRRQAYVRGRRITIVDTPGWDWFSLRRTPAHIRKEIRRGAGLLHPGPHALLLVIPVFSSLTSKKRRALENHLEMFGKEVSFHTVVLFSCGDWLGPTSIEEQIQRTGGQLLNLMEYCWNYYHVIDSTNAEKGKEQVSDLLTKVEEMVAQNERPFLPVMLNEEMEDQTTCGICTLQ